A DNA window from Halomicrobium mukohataei DSM 12286 contains the following coding sequences:
- a CDS encoding uL15m family ribosomal protein, with product MTSKKRRQRGSRTHGGGSHKNRRGAGHRGGRGRAGRDKHEFHNYEPIGKSGFKRPQKVKEEIAEIEVRELDEDAALLAAEGVAEETDGGYRIDAREVVDEDADAVKVLGAGQVRNELELVADAFSDGAREKVEAAGGSVELTELGEKRAQAKAEDDEDEATDEE from the coding sequence ATGACGAGTAAGAAACGACGACAACGAGGTTCGCGCACCCACGGCGGCGGCTCCCACAAGAACCGCCGCGGTGCCGGTCACCGCGGTGGCCGCGGTCGTGCCGGGCGCGACAAACACGAGTTCCACAACTACGAACCGATCGGCAAGAGCGGCTTCAAGCGACCCCAGAAGGTCAAAGAAGAGATCGCCGAGATCGAGGTCCGCGAGCTCGACGAGGACGCTGCACTGCTGGCAGCCGAGGGCGTCGCAGAAGAGACCGACGGCGGCTACCGCATCGACGCCCGCGAGGTCGTCGACGAGGACGCCGACGCGGTGAAGGTCCTCGGTGCCGGCCAGGTCCGCAACGAGCTCGAACTGGTCGCCGACGCCTTCTCCGACGGCGCTCGCGAGAAGGTCGAGGCTGCCGGTGGGAGCGTCGAGCTGACCGAGCTCGGCGAGAAGCGCGCACAAGCCAAGGCTGAAGACGACGAAGACGAAGCAACCGACGAGGAGTAA
- the secY gene encoding preprotein translocase subunit SecY yields MSWKDTAEPVLVRMPAVRRPEGHVPFKRKLAWTAGVLVLYFFLTNVMLFGLDIGSDSAPLGRFSSILASGQGSIMQLGIGPIVTASIVLQLLGGADLLGLDTQNNPRDQILYQGLQKLLVLVMIFLTGLPMVFAGGFLPPTSVNLFGMNLSAGATSWLIFAQIAVGGILILYMDEIISKWGVGSGIGLFIIAGVSQQLIGGLFAHPIFGSPQGELGFFPTWFQIITGNIPIGPVLQADGLQELLIGEGQVIALLTTLLIFVVVVYAESVRVEIPLSNARVKGARGRFPVKLIYASVLPMILVRALQANIQFLGRILVSQTGQNGVISLFGMELPWLGVYSISQGSPASPTGGLFYYLSPIYAPQDWMWWAYSTQDPLNVLLRVGVDLTFMIVGGAIFAIFWVETTDMGPEATAKQIHNSGMQIPGFRQNVGVVEKVLERYIPQVTVIGGALVGLLAVMANMLGTVGGVSGTGLLLTVSITYKLYEEIAEEQLMEMHPMMRQMFG; encoded by the coding sequence ATGAGCTGGAAGGACACCGCCGAACCGGTCCTCGTTCGCATGCCCGCCGTCCGCCGGCCTGAGGGGCACGTCCCCTTCAAGCGGAAGCTGGCCTGGACAGCCGGGGTGCTCGTGCTGTATTTCTTCCTGACCAACGTGATGCTGTTCGGGCTCGACATCGGCTCGGACTCGGCCCCACTGGGTCGATTCTCGTCGATCCTGGCGTCCGGTCAGGGATCGATCATGCAGCTCGGTATCGGGCCGATCGTCACGGCCAGCATCGTGTTGCAGCTGCTCGGCGGTGCCGACCTGCTCGGACTCGACACGCAGAACAACCCTCGTGACCAGATCCTCTACCAGGGGCTCCAGAAGCTGCTGGTACTCGTGATGATCTTCCTCACGGGGCTACCGATGGTCTTTGCCGGCGGCTTCCTGCCGCCGACGTCGGTGAACCTGTTCGGGATGAACCTGAGCGCCGGGGCCACTTCGTGGCTCATCTTCGCTCAGATCGCCGTCGGTGGCATCCTCATCCTCTACATGGACGAGATCATCTCCAAGTGGGGGGTCGGGAGCGGGATCGGCCTGTTCATCATCGCTGGCGTCAGCCAGCAGCTGATCGGTGGTCTGTTCGCGCACCCGATCTTTGGGAGCCCCCAGGGCGAACTCGGGTTCTTCCCGACCTGGTTCCAGATCATCACCGGCAACATCCCGATCGGTCCCGTCCTGCAGGCCGACGGGCTTCAGGAGCTGCTGATCGGTGAAGGCCAAGTCATCGCGCTCCTGACGACGCTGCTCATCTTCGTGGTCGTCGTCTACGCGGAGTCGGTCCGCGTCGAGATCCCGCTGTCGAACGCGCGGGTCAAGGGCGCGCGCGGTCGCTTCCCGGTGAAGCTCATCTACGCCAGCGTCCTGCCGATGATCCTCGTCCGCGCGCTGCAGGCCAACATCCAGTTCCTCGGCCGGATTCTGGTGTCCCAGACCGGCCAGAACGGCGTCATCTCGCTGTTCGGAATGGAACTACCGTGGCTCGGCGTCTACTCGATCTCGCAGGGGAGCCCCGCCAGTCCGACCGGCGGGCTCTTCTACTACCTGTCGCCGATCTACGCGCCCCAGGACTGGATGTGGTGGGCCTACTCGACGCAGGACCCGCTCAACGTGCTCCTGCGAGTCGGCGTCGACCTGACGTTCATGATCGTCGGCGGTGCGATCTTCGCCATCTTCTGGGTGGAGACCACCGACATGGGGCCGGAAGCGACGGCCAAGCAGATCCACAACTCCGGGATGCAGATCCCCGGCTTCCGACAGAACGTCGGCGTCGTCGAGAAGGTACTCGAACGCTACATTCCACAGGTCACCGTCATCGGCGGTGCCCTCGTGGGCCTGCTCGCCGTGATGGCGAACATGCTGGGTACCGTCGGGGGCGTCTCCGGTACCGGGCTGCTGCTGACGGTCTCGATCACGTACAAGCTGTACGAGGAGATCGCCGAGGAGCAGCTCATGGAGATGCACCCGATGATGCGCCAGATGTTCGGGTAA